The genomic stretch GTTGGTGCCCGCGGAGTTCGCGGGAATCTCCTCGTACGTCACCACCATGTCCAGGTAGCACCCAGTGAAGCCCGCGGCGAGCGCCTGGTCGATGCGGCCCTGGACGATGGGCCACCAGCGCTCGTCCCAGTACTTCACGTACTGCTCGTCGGGCCAGCCGGCCACGGGGCCGAGCTTCAGGTCGTCGGGCACCTGAGGCCACTCGGGGCGGTACTCCTCGATGGCGCCAATCTCGAAGTACGCGAGCACCTGCTTGCCCTTGGCTTTGAGCGCGGTGATTTCGGCAGCGGTGAACCAGCCATCGGAGCCGTCGCGCGACAGCTCGACGATGGCGAGGTCGAACTTCGAGTTGGCGATGGTGTCGAGCTTCCCCTGGGGATAGTTCGTGAGCTGGTAGGTGAAGCTGTGGACGCCCTCCCACGATACGGGCGTGCCGGCGTCGGTCCCCGTTCCCGCATCGGAGGGGGTGCCCGCGTCGCCAGAGGTTCCCGCGTCCGTGGGAGTCCCCGCGTCGCCGGGCGTGCCCGCGTCCGAGGCGGCGACCTGGATGCGCACCACGAGCAGGTCCAGCAGCGACGCATCCGCCGTGGACGTCGTGCGGTAGCGCAGCGTCACCGGGCCTCCGCTGACGAAGCGCTGGGGAGACGGCAGCGCGAGCGACGTCGCGGTCCACCTCCAGGACTGCGCGAAGGTGTTGTCGCCCACCAGCACCCAGGCGCCCGCCGCGTAGTCCCACGCCTCGAACAGCCAGCGCATCTGCGACTTGAGGGGCCCTCGATAGTTGATGCCCACCTCGGCGGCGACGACGTCGGCGGCGCCCACGTCCGCTGGGAGCGCGTACGTGCACGTGGCGGAGGCGCCGGGCGAGAACTCGACGTACTCCGCCCAGCGGTCCTGCGTGCCCGACAACGTCTGCGTGTGCAGCCCCTGGACGGTCTGCCCCGAGCCGATGGTGCCGCTCTCAACCTGGAGACTGGCGCACGTCAATGTCCGGGCAGCCGCGAGGACGGCCGTGTCCCCGCTCCGCTCCGCGCTGTCCGCGCTTCCGGAGGAACCTCCACAGGCGAACAGCGCGATGCACCACAGACTCGTCCACCCTACTACCGCGACTCGCATGTGCGCTCCCTGTCGCCAGAGCCGGGCCCCGCCCCGATGTCGATGCGCTCGGCGAACGTGACGGGCTTTAACTTCAGGCACCCGGAATCATCAACGCGATGTGGCGCGCGACACGCGACATTCAGCCATGTCCTGGAACATTCGTTCCTGTCTGGATGGAGTGGTGCGTTGCAGGTGATGGGGTCTGGCCTCTGGTGGAAGGTACACGCGACCACCGGAGCCAACGAGGCCGATGCTAGCCGCGGACGGGAAGTGGAATAGGCTTGCGCCAAGGCATTCTCTCTCAGGAAGACTCCCCTTGGACCTCCCCTTGACTCCTGCCCTGCGCATCAACCTGGGCAAGCGCGCTGGTGTCACCGGCGGCCTACTGGGCGTGCTGTGCGTGTGCGTCGAATTCTGTTTTCTGTTTCCCCACTTGCTGGTGTCCAACGACGGCCGGGCCTTCTACGTGGAGCACCTGTGCGCTTTCCGGGGCATCCTCCAGGCCGCCATCGTCGCCACCTTCGCGCTGGGGGCCTTCAGCATGCTCACCTTGCGCTCCAAGGCGCATGGCGGCATCGCCATGCTGCTCGCGCTGGTGGCCATGCTGCTGGGCGGCAGCCAGGCGGAGCCGCTCACCCACCAGCCGCGTGCGCTAAGCGCGGGCCTGGACTATTTCGCGCTAGAGCTCCTCGTGTTGGGGCTCCTGTTCATCCCCATGGAGCGGCTATGGGGGCTTCACCCGCAGCGC from Myxococcus xanthus encodes the following:
- a CDS encoding endo alpha-1,4 polygalactosaminidase translates to MRVAVVGWTSLWCIALFACGGSSGSADSAERSGDTAVLAAARTLTCASLQVESGTIGSGQTVQGLHTQTLSGTQDRWAEYVEFSPGASATCTYALPADVGAADVVAAEVGINYRGPLKSQMRWLFEAWDYAAGAWVLVGDNTFAQSWRWTATSLALPSPQRFVSGGPVTLRYRTTSTADASLLDLLVVRIQVAASDAGTPGDAGTPTDAGTSGDAGTPSDAGTGTDAGTPVSWEGVHSFTYQLTNYPQGKLDTIANSKFDLAIVELSRDGSDGWFTAAEITALKAKGKQVLAYFEIGAIEEYRPEWPQVPDDLKLGPVAGWPDEQYVKYWDERWWPIVQGRIDQALAAGFTGCYLDMVVTYEEIPANSAGTNRADLARKMVALIERISQYAKARNPAFKVMPQNSPELVDDPAYLPAIDGLGMEDMYWSDDNACDEGWCEENRTNAARVRAAGKLVLSTDYATQAAHVADAYTRSRAAGFVPYVTVRALDRMTVNAGWDPQ